One part of the Eucalyptus grandis isolate ANBG69807.140 chromosome 10, ASM1654582v1, whole genome shotgun sequence genome encodes these proteins:
- the LOC104421599 gene encoding photosystem II stability/assembly factor HCF136, chloroplastic — translation MAIIALKPSLASFFTGGGATPRLLQPPSSSSSPRLLTRASSSSSSSSSSASSSSSPSSSSSSEQSASAPVGRRQFATLTSLSLAASLAALPAARADDDGLSEWERVYLPIDPGVVLLDIAFVPDDSSHGFLLGTRQTILETKDGGSTWVPRSIASAEDEDFNYRFNSISFKGKEGWIVGKPAILLYTSDAGETWDRIPLSSQLPGDIVYIKATGEKSAEMVTDQGAIYITSNKGYNWRAAVQETVSATLNRTVSSGISGASYYTGTFNTVNRSPEGNYVAVSSRGNFYLTWEPGQPFWQPHNRAVARRIQNMGWRADGGLWLLARGGGLYLSKGTGIREDFEEVSVQSRGFGILDVGYRSLEEAWAAGGSGILLRTNNGGKTWIREKAADNIAANLYSVKFINDKKGFVLGNDGVLLRYLG, via the exons agagcctcctcctcctcctcctcctcttcgtcctccgcttcttcttcttcttctccgtcttcgtcttcttcgtcggAGCAGTCGGCTTCGGCTCCCGTCGGTCGCAGGCAGTTCGCGACGCTCACTTCCCTGTCGCTGGCCGCTTCTCTCGCCGCCCTCCCGGCGGCGAGGGCGGACGACGACGGCCTCTCCGAGTGGGAGAGGGTGTACTTGCCGATCGACCCCGGCGTCGTCCTCCTCGACATCGCTTTCGTCCCCGACGACTCGAGCCACG GTTTTCTTCTGGGGACCAGGCAGACCATTTTGGAAACGAAAGATGGCGGAAGCACTTGGGTTCCACGTTCGATAGCTTCAGCAGAAGATGAGGATTTCAACTACAGGTTTAATTCCATTAGcttcaaaggaaaagaaggatgGATTGTTGGAAAGCCTGCTATTCTTTTGTACACCTCGGATGCCGGAGAAACCTGGGATAGAATACCGTTGAGCTCTCAACTTCCTGGAGACATT GTATACATCAAGGCAACTGGAGAAAAGAGTGCTGAGATGGTGACAGACCAAGGGGCAATATATATCACATCGAACAAAGGCTATAACTGGAGGGCCGCGGTTCAAGAGACTGTTTCAGCCACCCTGAATAG AACAGTTTCCAGTGGGATCAGTGGTGCGAGTTACTATACTGGAACTTTTAACACAGTTAACCGGTCACCTGAGGGAAACTATGTCGCTGTCTCCAGCCGCGGTAATTTCTACCTGACTTGGGAGCCTGGGCAG CCATTTTGGCAACCCCATAATAGGGCAGTCGCAAGAAGAATTCAAAACATGGGATGGAGGGCAGATGGTGGTCTTTGGCTTCTTGCTCGTGGCGGTGGACTTTATCTCAGCAAAGGCACTGGA ATCAGGGAGGACTTTGAAGAGGTCTCTGTACAAAGTCGTGGTTTTGGAATTCTTGATGTTGGCTACCGTTCCCTG GAAGAGGCTTGGGCAGCAGGGGGTAGTGGGATTCTATTGAGAACAAACAATGGTGGCAAGACATGGATCCGTGAAAAAGCTGCTGACAACATCGCTGCCAATCTTTATTCAGTAAA gTTCATAAATGACAAGAAGGGATTTGTGTTGGGTAACGATGGTGTACTCCTCCGGTATCTGGGATGA